One stretch of Lacrimispora sphenoides DNA includes these proteins:
- a CDS encoding response regulator transcription factor, producing the protein MYRIMIVDDEPLILAGVSSLLNWEEHQCKIVRKVSNGRQALAQMEALRPDIVITDIGMPVMDGISFMKASVERGYAASFILLSNLEEFSLVKEALRLGAVDYLVKLELDEKALIAALERAKDRCNLTRRRIGFMEGGEVTADERIQNYFRHILICDADAHPDERLSVMIRERYPVLLLMVIHFNYKHEGFSETFTKADQKRIINFAENIIHEMVKGFFDRCCLLKKEQKGFILVLSLEGMEDYKESVEAMSIKFRKVIRDYFDIPVSFAVSRPVREAEGVQDLLYQAMSAMKETYDNSSSAIVYYLDNCKENFYHSSSFNINFLKKELTVIIRQNDRDGFSNIMNQIIQLFARCKPSRSQAVNACSKLYYYITFLLEEREDQSFPYILDVAGQLNRLSDLNTVIAWLEGFRDQVAEALETYKESRKDKYIELVQEYIREHYREKITLNQMSALLNISQGHLSSIFKKQTGKNFSDYVSEVKIEKAKELIGTYQYMMYEISDMLGFDTQYYFSTVFKKITGHTPKEYESITIKKNCS; encoded by the coding sequence ATGTATCGGATTATGATCGTAGACGACGAACCGCTGATTCTGGCAGGGGTATCTTCTCTTTTAAACTGGGAAGAGCATCAGTGTAAAATAGTTAGAAAGGTTTCCAATGGCCGCCAGGCTCTTGCACAAATGGAAGCTCTCCGGCCGGATATTGTGATAACGGATATTGGGATGCCTGTCATGGATGGGATCAGCTTTATGAAGGCATCTGTTGAACGAGGATATGCTGCATCTTTTATTCTCTTGTCAAACCTGGAGGAATTCTCTCTGGTGAAAGAGGCACTGCGTCTGGGAGCTGTTGATTATCTCGTAAAGCTGGAACTTGATGAGAAGGCGTTAATCGCGGCTCTGGAACGAGCCAAAGACAGATGCAACCTAACCCGTAGGAGGATAGGGTTCATGGAAGGCGGAGAGGTAACCGCCGACGAACGCATTCAAAATTATTTCAGGCATATTTTGATTTGCGATGCGGATGCACATCCGGATGAAAGGCTGTCTGTAATGATCCGGGAACGTTACCCGGTGCTTCTTTTGATGGTAATTCATTTTAATTATAAGCATGAGGGTTTTTCCGAGACATTTACCAAGGCTGACCAGAAAAGAATCATTAATTTTGCGGAAAATATCATTCATGAAATGGTAAAAGGTTTTTTTGACAGATGCTGCCTTTTGAAAAAGGAGCAAAAAGGTTTTATCCTTGTTCTTTCTCTGGAGGGAATGGAGGATTATAAAGAGTCAGTGGAAGCGATGAGCATCAAATTCCGTAAGGTGATCAGGGATTATTTTGATATTCCTGTGTCCTTTGCAGTCAGCCGGCCGGTGAGGGAAGCGGAAGGAGTTCAGGATCTTCTTTACCAGGCTATGAGTGCTATGAAAGAGACGTATGATAACAGTTCCAGCGCGATCGTATATTATTTAGATAATTGTAAAGAGAACTTCTATCACAGCAGCAGCTTCAATATTAATTTTTTAAAGAAGGAATTAACTGTCATTATCCGTCAAAATGACCGGGACGGCTTTTCCAATATCATGAACCAGATCATTCAGCTGTTTGCCCGGTGTAAGCCATCCCGATCCCAGGCGGTTAATGCATGCAGTAAACTTTATTACTATATTACATTCCTTTTGGAAGAGAGAGAGGACCAGAGCTTTCCCTATATTTTAGATGTGGCAGGACAGTTAAACCGTCTGTCTGACTTAAATACCGTGATCGCCTGGCTGGAGGGGTTCCGGGACCAGGTGGCAGAAGCTTTGGAGACCTATAAGGAAAGCAGGAAGGACAAGTATATTGAGCTGGTTCAGGAATATATCCGGGAGCATTACCGGGAAAAGATAACCTTAAATCAGATGTCCGCCCTGTTAAATATCAGCCAGGGACATTTAAGCAGCATTTTTAAAAAACAGACTGGAAAAAACTTTTCAGATTATGTCTCAGAGGTTAAAATTGAAAAGGCAAAGGAGCTGATAGGAACGTATCAATATATGATGTATGAAATATCAGATATGCTTGGTTTTGATACGCAATACTATTTCAGTACCGTATTTAAAAAGATCACGGGCCATACTCCAAAGGAATATGAGAGTATAACAATAAAAAAGAACTGCTCCTGA
- a CDS encoding class I SAM-dependent methyltransferase, producing MNTQNESKETWKQIWTRKGRADSSVTDLLAYDGYEATKVDMEEVASQIIKRLDIHKNDRVLEVGCGAGALAQYLDCDYVGIDYSPTLVQKHIEFLQNSVLTGEAADLPFKDKSFDKVICYGVYLYFDNKEYADKATKELLRVAKKGVLIGEIPMHSHREEHLLFTKEEFHGWDISDGFYDPYRKDRFNAVYIFS from the coding sequence ATGAATACGCAAAATGAATCAAAGGAAACCTGGAAACAGATCTGGACCCGGAAGGGCCGGGCAGATAGCTCCGTTACAGACTTACTGGCATACGATGGATATGAAGCCACCAAGGTAGATATGGAAGAAGTGGCCAGCCAGATCATCAAGCGGCTGGATATACATAAAAACGACAGAGTCCTTGAAGTGGGATGCGGTGCAGGTGCCCTGGCTCAGTATCTGGACTGTGATTACGTAGGAATTGACTATTCCCCTACTCTTGTACAAAAGCACATCGAGTTTTTGCAGAATTCAGTCCTGACCGGAGAAGCCGCAGACTTACCGTTTAAGGATAAATCCTTTGATAAGGTGATCTGCTACGGCGTCTACCTATATTTTGATAATAAGGAATATGCAGATAAGGCAACGAAAGAGCTGCTGCGGGTTGCCAAAAAGGGAGTGCTGATCGGAGAGATCCCCATGCATTCTCACCGGGAGGAACACCTGTTGTTTACCAAGGAAGAATTTCACGGCTGGGATATCAGTGACGGTTTTTATGATCCTTACAGAAAAGACCGGTTCAATGCAGTTTATATCTTCTCCTAA
- a CDS encoding aminotransferase class I/II-fold pyridoxal phosphate-dependent enzyme, producing MQAIILAAGMGRRLKKLTEDQPKCMVTVNGIPMIERMMKQLDHCHLERIIIVTGHKGEELQSFVSSLPLSTPVTYIDNPVYKTTNNIYSLYLAKDQLLKDDTILLESDLIFEQEVLTQIINDPYPNLALVAHFESWMDGTVVLLDEQDNIMKFLTRKDFRFEDIHSYYKTVNIYKFSRNFSTTHYVPFLEAYSKALGNNEYYEQVLKVISLLDDHDLKATRLENGFWYEIDDEQDLDIAESIFTDSQSRLSRLSKRFGGYWRYPGLLDFCYLVNPYFPNSRFMGEIKASFEALTTSYPSGLDVNNLLAAKSLGLDRNQVLTGNGAAELIKPLLRSFKNAVGVLRPSFEEYGACSQNAVYFSVTTPDYTYTAQDIMDFYNDKELDALVLVNPDNPTGNYIPKKEVLSLARYCKARGITFILDESFIDFSSAEESPSLMCQEILDEYTNLVLIKSISKSYGVPGLRLGLLTCSDPEIISLVRKELPIWNINSLAEYFLQIFEKYQSDYHAALERFKGTRVKLYQSLHPIRQLKLYPSQANFIMCEITDGCLATQIAELLLNRYNILVKDLSRKPGMEGREIIRIAVRTEADNERLADALKHILR from the coding sequence ATGCAGGCAATTATTCTGGCCGCCGGTATGGGACGGCGTTTAAAAAAGCTAACAGAGGACCAGCCAAAATGCATGGTCACCGTAAATGGCATTCCTATGATCGAACGCATGATGAAACAGTTGGATCATTGCCATTTGGAACGGATCATCATTGTTACCGGACATAAGGGCGAAGAGCTGCAATCCTTTGTATCCTCTCTCCCCCTCTCCACTCCGGTTACCTACATAGACAATCCGGTTTACAAAACAACAAACAACATTTACTCCCTTTACCTTGCTAAGGACCAGCTTCTTAAAGATGATACCATTTTGCTGGAATCTGACCTGATTTTCGAACAGGAAGTGCTGACACAGATCATAAACGACCCCTATCCCAATCTGGCACTTGTGGCCCATTTTGAAAGCTGGATGGATGGGACAGTGGTTCTGCTTGATGAACAGGACAATATTATGAAGTTCCTCACACGAAAGGATTTCCGTTTCGAGGATATTCATTCCTATTATAAGACTGTCAACATCTATAAGTTCAGCCGCAATTTTTCCACCACCCACTACGTTCCCTTCCTGGAAGCGTACAGCAAGGCTTTAGGAAACAATGAGTATTATGAACAGGTATTAAAGGTCATATCACTTTTGGATGACCATGATTTAAAAGCCACCAGACTGGAAAACGGCTTCTGGTATGAAATCGACGATGAACAGGATTTAGATATTGCGGAATCCATTTTTACGGATTCCCAAAGCAGATTGTCCCGGTTATCAAAGCGCTTTGGCGGCTACTGGCGGTACCCCGGCCTTCTGGACTTCTGTTACCTGGTCAATCCCTATTTTCCAAACAGCCGTTTCATGGGAGAAATCAAGGCCAGCTTTGAAGCCCTTACCACCAGCTATCCCTCCGGCCTTGATGTTAATAACCTGCTGGCTGCAAAATCCCTGGGCCTGGACAGAAACCAGGTTCTCACCGGAAACGGGGCCGCAGAATTAATAAAGCCTTTGCTCCGCAGCTTTAAAAATGCCGTCGGAGTCCTGCGCCCTTCCTTTGAAGAATATGGGGCCTGTTCCCAAAATGCCGTTTATTTTTCCGTCACAACTCCGGATTATACTTATACCGCCCAGGATATCATGGACTTTTACAACGATAAGGAACTGGATGCTCTGGTTTTAGTCAACCCGGATAATCCCACGGGAAATTACATTCCAAAGAAAGAGGTTCTTTCTCTTGCCAGGTACTGCAAGGCTAGGGGCATCACATTCATTCTGGATGAATCCTTTATTGACTTCTCCTCTGCAGAGGAATCGCCGTCGCTTATGTGTCAGGAAATATTGGATGAGTATACGAACCTGGTTCTTATTAAAAGTATTTCAAAGTCCTACGGGGTGCCAGGGCTGAGGCTGGGGCTCCTTACCTGCAGCGATCCGGAAATTATCAGCCTTGTCCGGAAAGAACTGCCCATTTGGAACATCAACTCTCTGGCTGAGTATTTTCTTCAGATTTTTGAAAAGTATCAATCAGACTATCATGCTGCCCTGGAGCGTTTTAAAGGAACCAGAGTAAAATTATACCAGTCCCTTCATCCCATCAGGCAGTTGAAGCTTTATCCCTCACAGGCCAACTTCATCATGTGTGAAATCACCGATGGCTGTTTGGCAACACAGATTGCGGAGTTGTTGTTAAACCGCTATAACATTCTGGTAAAGGATCTGTCCCGTAAACCAGGAATGGAAGGCAGAGAGATAATCCGCATTGCAGTCAGAACAGAGGCAGACAACGAACGTCTGGCGGATGCGCTGAAACACATATTACGCTAA
- a CDS encoding sugar O-acetyltransferase produces the protein MNQKERMLAGLPYKAWLDGLREERMENKLKIYQYNQLCPNDEEKMEELIRSILGKAGKDVHIEAPFHCDYGTNIEVGDYFYANYNCTILDVGKVIIGDNVMFAPNVSIYTAGHPIHPDSRNSGYEYGIPVTIGNNVWIGGNVIINPGVTIGNDVVIGAGSVVTKDIPDRVVALGNPCREVRQIVEDDRKYYYKNKEFDVQDYL, from the coding sequence ATGAACCAAAAGGAAAGAATGCTGGCTGGCCTGCCTTACAAGGCCTGGCTGGATGGGCTCCGCGAGGAGCGAATGGAGAATAAGCTTAAGATATACCAGTATAATCAGCTGTGCCCGAATGACGAAGAAAAAATGGAAGAGCTGATCCGGAGTATTCTTGGAAAGGCAGGAAAGGATGTTCATATTGAGGCGCCGTTTCACTGTGATTACGGGACCAATATTGAGGTAGGGGATTATTTTTATGCAAATTATAACTGTACGATCCTTGATGTAGGAAAAGTGATAATCGGGGACAATGTAATGTTTGCGCCCAATGTTTCTATCTATACTGCCGGTCATCCCATACATCCGGATTCCAGAAATTCAGGATATGAGTACGGCATTCCTGTCACCATAGGGAACAATGTGTGGATCGGAGGCAACGTTATCATTAATCCAGGCGTTACCATAGGAAATGATGTGGTGATCGGAGCCGGAAGCGTTGTGACAAAAGATATCCCGGATCGTGTGGTGGCTCTGGGGAATCCCTGCCGAGAAGTCCGGCAGATTGTAGAGGATGACAGAAAATACTATTATAAAAATAAAGAATTTGATGTGCAGGATTATCTTTGA
- the hcp gene encoding hydroxylamine reductase: MSMFCYQCQETAKNTGCTIKGVCGKNEEVAKLQDLLVYAVKGISEIVVKTKTNAAELHTINHEVLTSLFITITNANFDADAIEKQIVKVLGLRDQLAMDTGYNGNQDAAVFTVDSRESMLSKASLVGVLATENEDIRSLRELIIYGIKGLAAYTEHAFNIGNEDVSIYSFIYEGMAATLDDSLTADDLVALTLKTGEYGVKGMALLDEANTSRYGNPEITSVNIGVRKNPAILISGHDLTDMEQLLEQTKGTGVDVYTHGEMLPAHYYPAFKKYENFVGNYGNSWWMQVGEFESFHGPILFTTNCIVPPKTPEVAGRIFTTGAAGFPGCPNIPADENGKKDFSAIIEMAKKLPSPDEIETGSIVGGFAHNQVLALADKVVDAVKSGAIKKFFVMAGCDGRMKSREYYTEFAKQLPSDTIILTAGCAKYRYNKLELGDIGGIPRVLDAGQCNDSYSLAVIALKLKEVFGLDDVNELPIAYNIAWYEQKAVIVLLALLYLGVKNIHLGPTLPGFLSPNVAKVLVETFGIAGIGTVEDDIEFFMNA, from the coding sequence ATGAGCATGTTTTGCTATCAGTGTCAGGAGACAGCAAAGAACACAGGCTGTACCATCAAAGGTGTCTGTGGCAAGAATGAGGAGGTTGCAAAGCTTCAGGACCTGCTTGTTTACGCAGTAAAAGGAATTTCCGAAATTGTTGTAAAGACAAAAACCAATGCGGCAGAGCTACATACAATCAATCACGAGGTGCTTACAAGCCTTTTTATTACGATCACAAACGCAAACTTTGATGCGGATGCAATTGAAAAGCAGATCGTAAAGGTTCTCGGATTAAGAGACCAGCTTGCAATGGATACAGGATACAACGGAAATCAGGATGCAGCTGTATTTACTGTGGACTCCAGAGAATCCATGCTTTCCAAGGCTTCTTTGGTAGGAGTTCTTGCTACGGAAAATGAAGATATCCGTTCCTTAAGAGAGCTGATCATCTACGGAATCAAGGGTCTGGCTGCTTACACAGAGCATGCATTTAACATCGGAAATGAAGATGTGTCCATTTATTCCTTCATATACGAGGGAATGGCTGCAACTCTTGACGACAGCCTTACAGCCGATGATCTGGTTGCCCTGACCTTAAAGACTGGTGAATACGGAGTAAAAGGAATGGCTCTTCTCGATGAGGCTAATACATCACGCTATGGAAATCCGGAAATCACTTCCGTTAATATCGGTGTCAGAAAGAATCCTGCCATTCTTATCTCCGGCCATGATCTGACAGATATGGAACAGCTTTTAGAGCAGACAAAGGGAACAGGAGTGGATGTTTACACCCATGGTGAGATGCTTCCTGCCCACTACTATCCGGCATTTAAGAAATATGAAAACTTTGTTGGTAACTACGGAAACTCCTGGTGGATGCAGGTTGGCGAGTTTGAGTCCTTCCATGGACCGATTCTCTTTACCACAAACTGTATTGTTCCTCCAAAGACTCCTGAAGTTGCAGGCAGAATCTTTACAACAGGCGCTGCAGGCTTCCCTGGATGTCCAAACATTCCTGCGGATGAAAACGGAAAGAAGGATTTTTCAGCTATCATAGAGATGGCAAAGAAGCTTCCTTCTCCTGATGAAATTGAAACAGGCAGTATTGTAGGCGGATTTGCTCATAATCAGGTACTGGCACTTGCAGATAAGGTGGTTGATGCTGTAAAGTCCGGAGCCATTAAAAAGTTCTTTGTTATGGCAGGCTGCGACGGTAGAATGAAATCCAGAGAGTACTACACAGAATTTGCAAAGCAGCTTCCAAGCGATACCATCATTCTTACGGCTGGCTGTGCAAAATACAGATACAATAAGTTAGAACTGGGCGACATCGGCGGAATTCCAAGAGTTCTGGATGCAGGACAGTGTAATGACTCCTATTCTCTGGCAGTAATTGCTCTGAAATTAAAGGAAGTCTTTGGTCTTGATGATGTCAATGAGCTTCCAATCGCTTATAACATCGCCTGGTATGAGCAGAAGGCTGTTATCGTACTCCTTGCACTGCTTTACTTAGGAGTGAAGAATATTCACTTAGGGCCTACATTACCTGGTTTCTTATCTCCAAACGTTGCCAAGGTTCTTGTTGAAACTTTTGGAATTGCAGGAATTGGTACTGTAGAAGATGACATCGAATTCTTCATGAACGCATAA